CTCATCTCATTCGTCATGGTACTCCCTCCATTCCTTGCCAGTCGTCTACGGTTGTCTCTCTCTTGGAACGTCGTTATGCTAGAAAGAACTAGTTAACGAGGAGGACATTTTTGATTATGACATTATCTAATTATTATACAGTAAAAGAAAACGGTTTCCACGAAATCATTATCCAAAAGTCACGATTCATCACCTATTTAGCCCGTGCAACGACCGAAGAACAAGCCCAGGCGTTCATTTCCGAGCTGAAAAAAAAACATCACGATGCGAACCATAATTGCTCTGCCTACGTCATCGGTGAGCGAAATGAGATTCAAAAAGCGAATGATGATGGTGAACCGAGCGGAACCGCTGGTGTTCCGATGCTCGAAGTCTTAAAAAAGCGTGACTTGCGCGATACGGTCGTCGTCGTAACAAGGTATTTTGGCGGCATCAAGCTGGGTGGTGGTGGACTGATTCGCGCGTATGGTTCGAGTGTCTCTGAAGCACTTAACGCGGTCGGTGTCGTCGAACGAATCGAGCATACCGTTGTTTCCGTCAACGTCGACTACACGTGGCTCGGAAAGCTCGAGAACGAACTCCGGGCAAGTGTCCATCCGATTGATCAGATTCATTACCTCGATCAGGTTCAGATCGACGTCCTCGTCAAGACAGCCGATGTCCCTGATTTTCTAGACTGGATGACGAACATGACGAACGGTCAAGCTGATTTGTCAAGCGGCTCTACGCGCTACCTCGAACGTGACATTATTTCCTGACCTGCTATACTGATTGTAAAGAATTTTAAAGTTTTTTAAAAATTCAGTAATGTTAGGAGTTAATGAAGGTGGAAGAGCGAACCCGCAGTAATAAAAAACAGATAAAGAAAAAACGTTCGTGGTTTAAGGTGTTCGTGATCAGTTTTCTGGTCGTGCTCGTAGGTGGAGGTGCGACCTTCGCTTACGTCGCGTATAAGACGTTCCAGACTGCAAATGATGCAAACGTCGATTTAGCGCGCGGTGACAAGTCTGAGAAACGAGAAGCTGCCATTGATTTGACGAAAGACCACTTTTCCGTTCTGCTCGTCGGGACGGATGAACGCCCTGGCGACACCTCCTCACGTGCCGATACGATGATCGTCGCGACATTCAACAAGGACGATCAAACTGTTGATATGGTTAGCATCCCCCGTGATTCACTCGTCGAGATTCCTTCTGTCGGCTATGAGGATAAAATCAATCACTCTTATGCCTTTGGTGGCATCGATTCAACGATTGAAACCGTCGAGACATTGCTCGATATTCCAATCGACTATTATGCATCGATCAACTTCAATGGTGTCGTCGCAATCGTTGACGCCTTAGGTGGTATCGATGTCGACGTCAAGTTACCGATTGATACACTCGACTCGTCCGATAAACGCAATGGCGTCAAATTGGAACCGGGTCAACAGACGTTGAACGGAGAGGAAGCACTCGCTTATGCCCGAATGCGTTATCAAGATCCTGAAGGTGATATCGGTCGGACAAAACGTCAACAACAAATCGTCGAAGCCATCATCGATCAGTCGACATCATTTGGTTCAATCACGAAATTGAACAGTTTAATGGATGCGACCGGTGACAACTTCCAGACGAACATGTCGTTGACGGAAGCGTTCCAATTGCAACCATTCGTTAAAAAAATCGGATCAATCAATCGGATTGATCTTAAAGGAACGGACACGAAAATCAATGGTGCTTATTATTACCAGCTCGATCCAACATCACTGGCTGACGCGAAGACGACATTGAAGGAACAACTCAATTTGCCAATCGATGAGACGACGGACAGCATCACGTCGGAGGCTGCAAATGATTCGTTCACTCCAAGCAACTGATCATGCATCACTGCTGGAATTACAACGTCGCGCTTATCAGATAGAAGCCGCATTACTCGACGCTACTGATTTCCCGCCATTACGCGAAACGATTGATGACATCAACACTGAATCACCGATTGGTTTTGTTTATGTGATCGACGATGTCGTCACTGGTGCTGTCACGATTGATGATTTGACAATCACCCGACTTGTCGTCGACCCTGCATACTTCCGTCAAGGAATTGCACAGTCGTTGCTACAACATGTGTTCGAACAAAGTCACGCTAAACACGTCATGACCGGTGCACGGAATCTACCAGCACTTACGCTCTATGCTCATTTTGGCTTCACGGAAGTCCGCCGCGAGTGGTACGAAGAAATCGAACTCGTCTTTTTGACTCGACTCTGACGCGATAGTATAAGTGAAAATAAAGAAGCAGTAGACCGAAGACAAAGTGTAATTTTTCTCTTAGCGAGAAAGATTGCACTTTTTTTGTTCATCTCGAATCGTTTTCCTGGGACAAGCATCGCGCCGCTTCACTTCGTTGCAGGGTCGCTCCTGCTTGTTTTTCCCTAGGAAGCGATTTCGAGTGAACAAAACGCTTCTCTCCTTTTTCTTCTGGGTGTAAAAAGTAGAAACGAAGAAGGAAGAGGACTCTCTATGACGGGTAAGACAGATCACCACCATTGATTAGAGCATGTCATCATCACATTGGAACAACTGGTCTCTTAGGACCGGTTTGTTCGTAAAATCGATGCGGTTATCCATGTTTTATTCGTATTTTAGTCGCTACTACATACAACAAACCCTCATTTCAATTACAAAATGAGGGTTTGTCTACAATTTGAAGCTGCAGACCGATGTCTACTGCTTCTTTGTGCGGTTTAAAAGAATAGGAATCCAAGGGCGGCTCCAATCAACACGATCCGTAACGGCGACTGTTTATAAAAACGGAGTAAACAGAACAAACCAAAGGCAATCAAGAAATCAAGACCACTCTTGATGCTTGACGTAAAGATCGGATCATAAAGAGCAGCAAGTAGAATCCCAACGACGGCGGCGTTGACTCCAATCAACATCCGTCCAACTGCTTGGTTCTTCCGAATTCGATCCCAGTACGGTAAGACACCGATAACGAGTAGGAATCCGGGTAGGAAAATAGCAAGCGTCGCAAGAAGACCACCGGATACACCAGAGACGATCGTACCGAGATACGTCGCAAATGTGAAGAGTGGTCCAGGTACCGCTTGCGCTGCGGCATACCCAGCAAGGAACGTATCCGTATTCATCAGTCCCGGTACGAGCAGTTGCTCAAGGAACGGCAAGACGACGTGTCCGCCACCAAAGACGAGGGCTCCGGCACTGTACATGATACTCGTCAATTGGATGGTTCCTGTCGTTGCTTGAGCGAGAAAAGGCGTGACGACGAGTAACACGAAAAACAAGACGAGAGCGGTGACGCTAAGGAAGCGCGGTACGCGAATCGACAAGGATCCACCTGTTGCCGTCTCTTCTTTGAACCAGAAGAATGCAAGAAGACCTGCCAGCAACAAGACACCGACTTGCGCCAGCGGGTGTGCAATCAACAGTACACCGGCTAACGCCAGCAACATCAAGGTCATGCGTTTGACACCGGTCGCAAGCTTCATTCCCATGCCAAGAACGGCGTCAGCAACGATCGCAACAGCAACGAGCTTCAAGCCATGAATGAATCCGGCCTCTGCGACATCGAACTGCGTCGCAAGAATCGCGAATAGAATCAAAGCGATACTCGACGGTAACGTGAAGCCAACAAACGAAATGATCGCCCCTGCTACTCCACCACGAATCAGACCGATGCCCATACCGACCTGACTCGAAGCGGGACCGGGGAGGAATTGACAGAGTGCTACTAAATCAGCGTATGCTTTCTCATCAATCCATTTTTTCCGTTTGACATATTCTTCATAAAAATACCCAAGATGGGCGACTGGACCTCCGAACGACGTCAGTCCGAGCTTGAACGATACAAGAAAGATTTCGATAAGACGATTCATGCTTCACCTCCATCTCTCATTGTATAAAATATTTGTTAAGTTCTTGTGAACTTCATCGTTTTTTATTACCATAAGTACCTTTTCGCCACAATTTCTCCATGGGACCTTGTGGATGATGCTGGAGATATTTGTTCGAAGCGATACCTTGTGTAATCAAAAGTAGGAATACAAGTAACAGACCTTGCCATAACGGCGTCGTTCCATGTTGTCCACTGAAGAAGACGAACACGGTAAAGACGAGTGTATGCATCAAATAATTCGTCAATGCCATCCGACCTAGTCCAGCAAACCATTGCATTCGTCCAGCACGAACGAGTAAGGCGACAGCACAGGCATACGTGATCGCAAGCGTGCGTCCTGATAGCCAGACGTAAAACAGATTGATTGATCCGTCCGGTACGTCAGCATGCGCTTGAATGATTCCTGCGAACGATGGAACTGTCAGCAGTAAGCTGATTCCAAGTGCCCACCAGAGGAAACGATTCGATGGCGGTCGTGTACTGAAACGTTCCATCAAGTAGGCTCCAATCAGGAACAATGATAAAATTTCCGGCCAAATGACACCGGAATTCATAAGGGCTTCCGGTAATTGAACCGTCGCGTGATGCCACAAAAATCCGAGAAGATCGCGCGATGCGACGAACGACTGAAGTGTCTTTTCCAGCTCGACGACGGGAGAATCGCCAAATTGACGAGCTCCCCAAAAAATAAGTAGATAGAGCAGAATGGCATAGATTTGGAATGCTATTGCAAACAAGAGTTTCGTGATTGGCTTGGTTTTTGCAAATAATAACAAGATAAAACCGGTCAGTGCATACGTATGTAAGATATCTCCCTGCCAGACGACAAGATGCACGAGACCGATGAGAAGCAGAATCCCGAGCCGTCTTGCGAAAATCGTCATCGGTAGACCACGTTGGCGCAACCGATTGATGAACAAATAAAAACCGGCTCCAAACAGGACGCTAAACAAAGTATAAAATTTCGTCTGGATGAAGAGATCAAATAGTAGACGAATCGATTGGTCTATTTCCCCCATCATCGCATTCGGTCGATCGCCTAGAAAACTCGGCATGTTGACGAATAAGATCCCGCATAACGCAAAACCTCGTAACACATCTAAGTAGACGATGCGTTGATTCAATTGTTGTTCCAATAGAGCACTCCCTTTCTGAAAAAAGACCGCTCACACGGATGAGCGGTCTTTTATGGTATACGTTATTTCGATGTAAAACGTTCCAACAAATTCAACAATGGTCGATAGCGTTCGCCAAGCAAACCGAGCGATTCAACGAGAATGTCGAGGACGATCAGTAACATGATGAGTGAGACCAGGGCGCCGAGCGAATTCGTCTGTGAAAAGAGAATCGCCGTCATCCCGAAGATGGCACACAGCCCGTAAATGACGAGAACGGCTTGTCGCATCGTAAAGCCAAGATCAAGCAACCGGTGATGCAGATGGGCTTTATCCGGTGCAAATGGTGGTTTTCCTTGCAATACTCGCCGAACGATCGCAAACAACGTATCGGAGATCGGAATTCCGAGCAAGATGACCGGAACAGCAAGCGAGAACAGTGTCACATTCTTGAACCCAAGAAGTGACAAGACACCGAGCATATAGCCGAGGAAGAGCGCTCCGGTATCACCCATGAAGATCTTCGCCGGATAAAAATTATGAAACAAGAAGCCTAACGTACTCATCAATAAGAGAATCGCGACAATCGTCACGTAGACGTTTCCTTGGATGACGGCAAGACTGATCAATGTCAACAAAACAATACTCGAGACACCGGCTGCTAGTCCATCTAATCCGTCAATCAAGTTGACGGCGTTCGTGATTCCGATGACCCAAAGGAACGTCAATGGAACACTCCACCAACCGAGATAGAGCTGTTGGTCGAACGGTAGATTGATGAACTCGATCCGAATCCCACCGTTGAGGACGATGACAGCGGCAACGATTTGCCCCATCAGCTTCAAACGGGCATTGAGTTGGAATCGATCGTCAAGTGCACCTGTCAAAATAATAACGAACCCACCGACTAAAATATGCGTCGCGTACGGACTCGAAGGTTGTAAGATAAAATATCCGATCATGAAGGCGATATAGATCGCTAATCCGCCAAGTCGCGGCATGATTCGGACGTGTACTTTTCGCGCGTCTGGACTGTCAACGGCACCGACTGCAATCGCAAAGCGTTTCACGACGGGTGTGATCAGTAAGGCGGCGATAAAACAGACGATGGACGCAGTCCATAACATAGTAACATCACGCTCCTGCGCGAATTATATCATAAAAAAAAAGAGCCGACGAGCGGCTCTTACATGAAGATTGGTACTTCAGCTGCTGGATCATATGTATAGATACCGCGTCCGACTTTTTTAATGGCAGGGTTTGCCTGTTCGACTTTTGCCATCAGTTGGTAGATGTTACTAATTTGATGACGGTAACGCAGTTCGAGCTCCATTTGAATGTCTCGTGCTGTCATTGATTCACGCTCTCGCATTAAATCACTGATTTGATGTACGTAGACTTCTAGTGGATAACGCTGATTGACGCGACGTTGTTTTAACGGACGCTCATGTGTGACGGCGATTTCTTGCGAATGTTCTCCCGTTCCACGACTTAGTTCCGAGATTAAATACTCGGCACGACGCTGCAAGCGACGGTATTCCTCTTCGATTTCCATTAGTTCGCGGTAGATATGTTCACTGTTACCCATTCCTTGCCCCTCTTTCCTTTTTTATACATTAATGTTTCAATCATGTTTCATTTGTATGTATTTTGAAATATTTTAAACTATAATTTGTCTTGATAATATATAATTTCTTTAATTATTTAATTATCCTGTAATATTTTCATATCCTTACCGATAAATTGGCTACACCTCATATTAACAGAAAGGAGTGAAAACGGAACATATAATTTCGACATTTAACTATTTTAATAATACTTAAGTTCTACTAATCCAATATATATCTTTCTTATTTTACCGAAAAGGAGACTGGAAATTTAATGGGCAAATTACCTAAAACACTTCGGACCGCTCTAGTACTTTCGTTGGTATCCGGTTGCTTCGCCTCTACTTCTACTGTATCGGCTGCTTCTGGGACAACCTTTACGAAAACTTCGTATCAGACGACAGATGCCTTGAATCTACGCAGTTCGAACTCGACGTCTTCTAAAAAATTGCTGACGATCCCGAAGACGACGAAAGTCACGTCAAGCTATCGTAAAGGCACGTGGTATAAGCTGTCTTATAAAGGAAAGACGGGGTATGTGACCGGGTCGTACCTGAAGAAGATCGAGAGCGGTACGTCCTTTACGAAGACGTCTTACAAGACGACGGATGCTCTATCCTTGCGCAGTGCAGCAACGACGTCTTCTACACGATTGTTGACGATCCCAAAAGGTGCAGGCGTACAATCCAGTTTTAAAACTGGAAGTTGGTATAAAGTGACCTATGCGAATAAGACGGGATATGTGTCTGGTTCTTATCTAAAGAAAGTGACCGCCCCAGCAAAAACGACGGTCTATACGACGACGGATCGCTTGAATTTCCGTACTTCTCCTTCAACGTCCGGAAAAGTACTGACGACGATTCCGAGCGGGACTGCCGTCCATTCGCTCGCCGTTAAATCGAATTGGCACACGGTCCAGTACCAAGGAAAAACGGGTTATGTCATGGGAACGTATCTCAAGAAGGGCACTTCCGTACCTGCCTCGACGACTGGAAACGTCGATTATAGTGGTTCGAAGATGTATGTGTTGATCCCGTCAGGTAGCAGCGTTGCGCTCCGTGCGAGTGCATCGACGCTCAGTGGTCAAGTAGCTCGTCTTGGACGCGGTACACCGGTTGCTGTCACGAATTCACGCCATCAAACGAAAGGCTTCGTCGCCGTTCGCACGGCAAGTGGTCAGAGCGGTTATGTCGACGCAACATATCTAACGTTGTTCCAACCGGCACCATCGAATCGCCCATTACTCGTCCTCGACCCAGGTCATGGTGGATACGATGCGGGTGCAGTTCGTTACGGCGTCGCTGAACGTGACATCGTCCTTGCGGTGACGAAACAAGTCGCTGAGCGGCTTGCTGGCAAAGTCGATGTGACGATGTCTCGCTATACGAACGACTATTATCCGTCACTTGGAGAACGGAGTGCCCTAGCGAACAGTCATGCGACGACTGCGTTCGTCAGTGTCCATATTAATGCTTCAACGAGTACACAAGCATATGGAGCAGAGACCTTCTATTATAAAGGAGCTTCTTCGATCAACCTCGCTCGTAACGTTCAGCAACGTCTCGTCTCATACGCTGGCATGCGCGACCGGAACGTTCACTATGCGAACTATGCTGTCATTCGTGGTACAAAAGCACCGTCGATCTTAGCGGAACTCGGGTTCCTCTCAAACAGCGCGGATCGTGCGAAACTCACGAACGCGACGTATCAGTCACGCTACGCGCAAGCAATCGCGGACGGGATTCTCGCTTCACTTTAAATCAACACCATACCAAAAAGGATCGCTCAGGGAAGCGATCCTTTTTGCATACACATAACTTTCAAGGAATGTCTTTCACCATCAGGGAATGGTTCAGACAAGGGAGCGACTAGCGAGGATTTGCTCAAGGGATAGCAAATCTGTCGAATCGACACGATAGTCTGCCTCATGGAGCGCCGACTCCGGTCCGACTCCGACGGCATACATGCCGGCAGCGTGGATGGCAGTGATGCCAGCTGTTGCATCTTCTACACCGATGCAACGACTCGGTTCGACGTCGAGTGCTTCTGCAGCACGGAGAAACACTTCAGGGTGTGGTTTCGATTGTGCAACGGTCGCAGCGTCTACGATGTCATCGAAATAGTGTCGAACTTTTAATGCCTCGACGACCATCAGCGCATTTTTAGAAGCGGACGCCATTCCGATCTTCAGCCCAGCGTTTCGGATTTCATCGAGGAATGCAGTGATTCCAGGAAGAAGATCCTGCTCAGAGATATGTTGGATCAATGTGACATAGTGTTCATTCTTCTTCGCAGCGAGTGCTAGCTTCTCATCTTCCGAAAAAGCGTCCTGTTTTCCACCGAGCGCAAGGATACGCTCGAGTGAATCCATTCGGCTGACACCTTTTAATGTCTCATTGAACTCCCGGTCGAACGGGATATTCAAATCCTCTCCTAGTTGTTTCCACGCTAAGTAGTGATACTCTGCTGTATCGGTAATTACGCCGTCTAAATCAAAAATGACCGCTTCGATCGTTGGTGCCATCCGACATCCATCCTTTCTTCCATCGTCCATGAAAGGCAAGAAATCGAATGACTTTGCGCAAACGATTGCACTTGCCTCATGAATAATTCTACTGGTTCTCTCGAATCTTTGCAAGCGTTATCAAATATTTCTGATTCTTTGTTTTTATATGAGGTATTTTACTTTTTAGATAACGCTTTCAATTTTAAGGGAATATTTTACTTATTTCGTTCTTTACTATTCGTTTTACATTTTTTAACTGCTATAATGACCTCATAGCATATGAGGGAGTGACGAAGATGTTTCAACGTGTCAAACAGTTGTTGAATGATCAAAGTCGAAGAATTCATCGTTATGAAAAAATTGTAACGACGATCAATAGCCTAGAACGAGAAATGGAGCAAACATCAGATCAAGCGTTACGGGAGTTGACCGTCTCATTACGTGAGCGGCTACAAGCTGGGGAACGAATCGATGCCATCACACCAATGGCGTTCGCGCTTGTCAGAGAAGCAAGTAAACGAACGCTCGGCTTACGACATTATGACGTCCAGCTCATGGGCGGACTTGCGTTACTCGAAGGACAAATCGCTGAAATGGCGACGGGTGAAGGAAAGACACTCGTTGCTTCCCTTGCGAGCTTTACGCAAGCGTTACACGGAAAAGGTGTTCACGTCATTACCGTCAACGAATATCTTGCACAACGCGATGCCGAGCAAATCGGTCAGATTCACCGTTTTTTGGGGCTTCAGGTCGGTATCAACTCGGCGGAAGCTACGTTTGATGAAAAACGAATTGCTTACGCAGCGGATATTACATATGGTGTCGGGACCGAATTTGGATTCGATTACTTACGAGACCATCTGATCATGGAACCGACGGAACGTCTGCAGCGTCCTCTTCACTTCGCTTTGATTGACGAAGTCGATAGCATTTTGATCGATGAAGCGAAAACGCCACTCATCATGGCGGAGCGAGACAGCGTCCACGAAGGTTTACAACAACTCGTCCGTCATGTCGTCCAGACGTTTGAGGATGAACGAGATTATACGTTTGATGAAGAAATCAAAGCGGTCGCTTTGACCGATCATGGAATCGAGACGATTGAAGAAGCGTTTGCGATTGATCATCTGTTTGCGGCCGAGCATTCCGTCCTCTTCCACTACGTCATCCAAGCCTTACGTGCCCATGTCGTGCTCAAGCGGGATGTCGATTACATCATCAAGGATCAAAAAATCGCGCTCGTCGATCTCTTTACTGGTCGCCTGATGGAGGGTCGTAGTCTCTCCGACGGGTTACACCAAGCGCTCGAGGCAAAAGAAGGCGTGCCAGTCACGGAGGAGAACCGGACAACAGCGCAAATCACGATTCAGCATTACTTCCGCCTCTATCATCAAGTAGCAGGAATGACTGGGACGGCAGCCACGTCACGCGAAGAATTCCAAAAGACGTACGGGATGGACGTCGTAACGATTCCATCGAATCGTCCTAAAATCCGGATGGATGCAGAGGACGTCATCTTTGCGACGCGTGACGAAAAACTCGAAGCAATCGCACTGGCGACGAAATCGGCACACGTCACGGGACGCCCCGTTCTAATCGGAACATCGTCAATCGAACAGTCCCTGCGCGTTGCGAAAACACTCGACGCTCACGGACTTACCTATGAGATCCTAAACGCCAAAACTGTCGATCAAGAAGTCCGGATCATCGCTTCTGCCGGACAAGCAGGCCGGATCACGATTGCGACGAACATGGCAGGACGCGGAACGGATATCTTACTCGACGAAACGGCGCAACAACAAGGCGGTTTGTTCGTCATCGGAACTGAACGTCATGAGTCGATTCGGATCGACAATCAACTCCGTGGTCGGGCAGGTCGTCAAGGTGACCCTGGATTGACACAATTTTATCTCTCGCTCGAAGATGAATTACCTCGTCGCTTCGCGCGTGATCGTCTAGCGCGCGTACAACAAAAAGTACGAGTTGCTTCCGGTCCGCTTGCTACGCGTGACGTTCGGGATTTATTGCAATTTGCTCAGTCGACGTGTGAGTCTGTCAATCGGAGTGTCCGGGATGAACTTGTCCAGCTCGAAGAAGTCATCAGTGAACAACGACAAGCCATCTATCATCTCCGCAACAGAATCGTTGACGCGACGTCACTTGAAGACATCGTCCAACCGTTTGCCGGACGTGTTCTTCCGTCGATCATCGACCAAACGCTTTCTGACGATCTTGTCCCGGAAGAATGGCCGCTCGCCTTCGTCGTGACGGAGCTCGAACAATTACTTCATCAACCGGTCACCTTAGAACGACTAGAAACGATCGACGAAATGAAACGACAACTCGAGCCGTTGATTGCGGAAACCGAAGCCTTACTCGTTGCCCATGTTGAGGCTGAAAAAGAGACCGTTAAACGTTTCATCCTCCTTGCACTCGATGAGCAGTGGACACGACATTTGACGGCGATGAACACATTAAAAGAAGGGATCCACCTCCGGGGTTATGGTCAAGAACAACCCGTTCGCATCTTTGAACGGGAAGGAATGGATTACTTCGAATATGCCATTGCGAGTTTTGAGAAGCAGGTCCTTTCTGGCATCTGCCGCGCCGAACAGACACAGGATAGCGAAGGAGAGCTGCACCATGCACACGTCGAATGAAGCGTTTCGTCCCCCACTCTATTTCACGGAGGACATGCCGATCGTCAAGGAAGATGAATACGTCTTCCGTCACGTCGCGAAACAATTGCCTGAATTACACGTCAATCAGATGGCGATCCATCTGTTTCAAGTCTTATCTCGTCGTCCGCTTCACGTCATCGCCCTGTTCCAAAACACGTTAGACCGATCGTTTCATCTGAATGATCTCGTTGTCCTTGCTTTATCTGGTGACGAGCTCGTTGCTCGCAAAGTACTCAGTATCGAAGAAGTCCCAGTCATCCTTCCGATGGCGACGCTACCGCTTTGGTTGACGTTCGAAGAAGACGAATGTTTTGTCG
This window of the Exiguobacterium acetylicum genome carries:
- a CDS encoding YigZ family protein, which encodes MTLSNYYTVKENGFHEIIIQKSRFITYLARATTEEQAQAFISELKKKHHDANHNCSAYVIGERNEIQKANDDGEPSGTAGVPMLEVLKKRDLRDTVVVVTRYFGGIKLGGGGLIRAYGSSVSEALNAVGVVERIEHTVVSVNVDYTWLGKLENELRASVHPIDQIHYLDQVQIDVLVKTADVPDFLDWMTNMTNGQADLSSGSTRYLERDIIS
- a CDS encoding LCP family protein, producing MEERTRSNKKQIKKKRSWFKVFVISFLVVLVGGGATFAYVAYKTFQTANDANVDLARGDKSEKREAAIDLTKDHFSVLLVGTDERPGDTSSRADTMIVATFNKDDQTVDMVSIPRDSLVEIPSVGYEDKINHSYAFGGIDSTIETVETLLDIPIDYYASINFNGVVAIVDALGGIDVDVKLPIDTLDSSDKRNGVKLEPGQQTLNGEEALAYARMRYQDPEGDIGRTKRQQQIVEAIIDQSTSFGSITKLNSLMDATGDNFQTNMSLTEAFQLQPFVKKIGSINRIDLKGTDTKINGAYYYQLDPTSLADAKTTLKEQLNLPIDETTDSITSEAANDSFTPSN
- a CDS encoding GNAT family N-acetyltransferase — its product is MIRSLQATDHASLLELQRRAYQIEAALLDATDFPPLRETIDDINTESPIGFVYVIDDVVTGAVTIDDLTITRLVVDPAYFRQGIAQSLLQHVFEQSHAKHVMTGARNLPALTLYAHFGFTEVRREWYEEIELVFLTRL
- the chrA gene encoding chromate efflux transporter encodes the protein MNRLIEIFLVSFKLGLTSFGGPVAHLGYFYEEYVKRKKWIDEKAYADLVALCQFLPGPASSQVGMGIGLIRGGVAGAIISFVGFTLPSSIALILFAILATQFDVAEAGFIHGLKLVAVAIVADAVLGMGMKLATGVKRMTLMLLALAGVLLIAHPLAQVGVLLLAGLLAFFWFKEETATGGSLSIRVPRFLSVTALVLFFVLLVVTPFLAQATTGTIQLTSIMYSAGALVFGGGHVVLPFLEQLLVPGLMNTDTFLAGYAAAQAVPGPLFTFATYLGTIVSGVSGGLLATLAIFLPGFLLVIGVLPYWDRIRKNQAVGRMLIGVNAAVVGILLAALYDPIFTSSIKSGLDFLIAFGLFCLLRFYKQSPLRIVLIGAALGFLFF
- a CDS encoding DUF418 domain-containing protein, which produces MEQQLNQRIVYLDVLRGFALCGILFVNMPSFLGDRPNAMMGEIDQSIRLLFDLFIQTKFYTLFSVLFGAGFYLFINRLRQRGLPMTIFARRLGILLLIGLVHLVVWQGDILHTYALTGFILLLFAKTKPITKLLFAIAFQIYAILLYLLIFWGARQFGDSPVVELEKTLQSFVASRDLLGFLWHHATVQLPEALMNSGVIWPEILSLFLIGAYLMERFSTRPPSNRFLWWALGISLLLTVPSFAGIIQAHADVPDGSINLFYVWLSGRTLAITYACAVALLVRAGRMQWFAGLGRMALTNYLMHTLVFTVFVFFSGQHGTTPLWQGLLLVFLLLITQGIASNKYLQHHPQGPMEKLWRKGTYGNKKR
- a CDS encoding glycosyltransferase family 4 protein; this translates as MLWTASIVCFIAALLITPVVKRFAIAVGAVDSPDARKVHVRIMPRLGGLAIYIAFMIGYFILQPSSPYATHILVGGFVIILTGALDDRFQLNARLKLMGQIVAAVIVLNGGIRIEFINLPFDQQLYLGWWSVPLTFLWVIGITNAVNLIDGLDGLAAGVSSIVLLTLISLAVIQGNVYVTIVAILLLMSTLGFLFHNFYPAKIFMGDTGALFLGYMLGVLSLLGFKNVTLFSLAVPVILLGIPISDTLFAIVRRVLQGKPPFAPDKAHLHHRLLDLGFTMRQAVLVIYGLCAIFGMTAILFSQTNSLGALVSLIMLLIVLDILVESLGLLGERYRPLLNLLERFTSK
- a CDS encoding N-acetylmuramoyl-L-alanine amidase, producing MGKLPKTLRTALVLSLVSGCFASTSTVSAASGTTFTKTSYQTTDALNLRSSNSTSSKKLLTIPKTTKVTSSYRKGTWYKLSYKGKTGYVTGSYLKKIESGTSFTKTSYKTTDALSLRSAATTSSTRLLTIPKGAGVQSSFKTGSWYKVTYANKTGYVSGSYLKKVTAPAKTTVYTTTDRLNFRTSPSTSGKVLTTIPSGTAVHSLAVKSNWHTVQYQGKTGYVMGTYLKKGTSVPASTTGNVDYSGSKMYVLIPSGSSVALRASASTLSGQVARLGRGTPVAVTNSRHQTKGFVAVRTASGQSGYVDATYLTLFQPAPSNRPLLVLDPGHGGYDAGAVRYGVAERDIVLAVTKQVAERLAGKVDVTMSRYTNDYYPSLGERSALANSHATTAFVSVHINASTSTQAYGAETFYYKGASSINLARNVQQRLVSYAGMRDRNVHYANYAVIRGTKAPSILAELGFLSNSADRAKLTNATYQSRYAQAIADGILASL
- the pgmB gene encoding beta-phosphoglucomutase; this encodes MAPTIEAVIFDLDGVITDTAEYHYLAWKQLGEDLNIPFDREFNETLKGVSRMDSLERILALGGKQDAFSEDEKLALAAKKNEHYVTLIQHISEQDLLPGITAFLDEIRNAGLKIGMASASKNALMVVEALKVRHYFDDIVDAATVAQSKPHPEVFLRAAEALDVEPSRCIGVEDATAGITAIHAAGMYAVGVGPESALHEADYRVDSTDLLSLEQILASRSLV
- the secA2 gene encoding accessory Sec system translocase SecA2, giving the protein MFQRVKQLLNDQSRRIHRYEKIVTTINSLEREMEQTSDQALRELTVSLRERLQAGERIDAITPMAFALVREASKRTLGLRHYDVQLMGGLALLEGQIAEMATGEGKTLVASLASFTQALHGKGVHVITVNEYLAQRDAEQIGQIHRFLGLQVGINSAEATFDEKRIAYAADITYGVGTEFGFDYLRDHLIMEPTERLQRPLHFALIDEVDSILIDEAKTPLIMAERDSVHEGLQQLVRHVVQTFEDERDYTFDEEIKAVALTDHGIETIEEAFAIDHLFAAEHSVLFHYVIQALRAHVVLKRDVDYIIKDQKIALVDLFTGRLMEGRSLSDGLHQALEAKEGVPVTEENRTTAQITIQHYFRLYHQVAGMTGTAATSREEFQKTYGMDVVTIPSNRPKIRMDAEDVIFATRDEKLEAIALATKSAHVTGRPVLIGTSSIEQSLRVAKTLDAHGLTYEILNAKTVDQEVRIIASAGQAGRITIATNMAGRGTDILLDETAQQQGGLFVIGTERHESIRIDNQLRGRAGRQGDPGLTQFYLSLEDELPRRFARDRLARVQQKVRVASGPLATRDVRDLLQFAQSTCESVNRSVRDELVQLEEVISEQRQAIYHLRNRIVDATSLEDIVQPFAGRVLPSIIDQTLSDDLVPEEWPLAFVVTELEQLLHQPVTLERLETIDEMKRQLEPLIAETEALLVAHVEAEKETVKRFILLALDEQWTRHLTAMNTLKEGIHLRGYGQEQPVRIFEREGMDYFEYAIASFEKQVLSGICRAEQTQDSEGELHHAHVE